The Pseudomonas baetica genome includes a region encoding these proteins:
- a CDS encoding polysaccharide deacetylase family protein, translating to MRIVLLFTAWLLSFGAVAAPGDVATLDRSTWPEQLTSPTLFDVASRAEILMFARGLLGTESMDEAALAQRLGLRTVNIDAVNSLRQRLWQRLLANYNFAQQSCDQDASFCFLVEDLPTLREQAAKFVVSDDSYYTKWAEPSRIFHLLYLDELMRKAALSPQTSNEFDRFGDYERNGEEMHDRLFLLSFDSAANVQPDNTDWLTEYLRKSNLSGTFFVLGKDIQARLADRSVSSLQAGFSKQCVGVQGWEFRSHSHWQDWQDSVRRSADLVRNKLPENYVPLFRPPDGQRRSDAQGFFNSQGLQVALWDIDAQDGAGKLKGPQSAQRVLTLMLLWRHGVINFNLKQDAVKTAMPWLITQTAQSGIGWEDCQDAFR from the coding sequence TTGCGCATTGTTCTTTTATTCACCGCGTGGCTGTTGAGCTTCGGTGCCGTCGCGGCGCCGGGCGATGTGGCGACGCTGGATCGCAGCACCTGGCCGGAGCAACTGACCAGCCCGACCCTGTTCGACGTTGCGTCCCGGGCGGAAATTCTCATGTTCGCCCGTGGCCTGCTCGGTACCGAGTCTATGGACGAGGCGGCACTGGCCCAGCGTCTGGGCCTGCGCACGGTCAATATCGATGCGGTTAACAGTCTGCGTCAGCGCCTCTGGCAGCGGCTGTTGGCCAACTACAACTTCGCCCAGCAAAGCTGCGATCAGGACGCCTCGTTCTGCTTCCTCGTTGAAGACTTGCCGACTCTGCGCGAGCAAGCCGCCAAGTTCGTGGTCAGCGATGACAGCTATTACACCAAGTGGGCCGAGCCAAGCCGGATCTTCCATTTGCTCTATCTGGACGAGTTGATGCGCAAGGCTGCGCTGTCGCCTCAGACCAGCAACGAATTCGATCGTTTTGGCGACTACGAGCGCAACGGCGAGGAGATGCATGACCGGCTGTTCCTGCTGAGCTTCGACAGCGCCGCCAATGTGCAACCGGACAACACTGACTGGCTCACCGAGTACCTGCGCAAATCTAACCTGAGCGGTACGTTCTTCGTATTGGGCAAGGATATTCAGGCGCGGCTGGCCGATCGTTCGGTCAGTAGCCTGCAAGCCGGGTTCTCCAAACAGTGCGTCGGCGTGCAGGGCTGGGAGTTCCGTTCCCACAGCCATTGGCAGGACTGGCAGGACTCGGTGCGGCGCAGCGCTGATCTGGTGAGAAACAAACTGCCGGAAAACTATGTGCCGCTGTTCCGTCCGCCAGATGGGCAGCGCCGCAGCGACGCGCAAGGCTTCTTCAACAGCCAGGGTCTGCAAGTGGCGCTGTGGGACATTGATGCCCAGGATGGCGCGGGTAAGCTCAAGGGCCCACAGAGCGCGCAGCGGGTGCTGACCCTGATGCTGTTGTGGCGCCACGGGGTGATCAATTTCAACCTGAAACAGGACGCGGTGAAGACCGCGATGCCGTGGCTGATCACGCAGACCGCGCAAAGCGGGATCGGCTGGGAAGACTGTCAGGATGCGTTTCGCTGA
- a CDS encoding ABC transporter substrate-binding protein, whose protein sequence is MKKLPLITGLALSLLASTSVFAAEKTLRIGIEAAYPPFASKTDKGEIVGFDYDIGNALCAQMKVKCVWVEGEFDGLIPSLKVKKIDMALSSMTINEDRKKSVDFTHKYYFTSSRLVMKEGATVDDQYASLKGKNVGVQRATTTDRYATEVFEPKGINVKRYSNNEEIYMDLAAGRLDAIFADTIPLNDFLTMPRGKGYAFVGPELKDPKYVGEGAGIAVRKGNTELVSELNTAIDGIRASGEYLKISEKYFKSDIYGD, encoded by the coding sequence ATGAAGAAACTCCCCCTCATCACCGGTCTGGCCCTCAGCCTGTTGGCCTCCACCAGCGTGTTCGCCGCCGAGAAAACCTTGCGCATCGGCATCGAAGCCGCTTACCCGCCCTTCGCCTCGAAGACCGACAAAGGCGAGATCGTCGGTTTCGACTACGACATCGGCAACGCCCTGTGCGCGCAGATGAAGGTCAAATGCGTGTGGGTCGAAGGCGAATTCGACGGTCTGATTCCATCGCTGAAGGTGAAGAAAATCGACATGGCCCTGTCGTCCATGACGATCAACGAAGACCGCAAGAAGTCGGTGGATTTCACCCACAAGTACTACTTCACTTCGTCGCGGCTGGTAATGAAGGAAGGCGCCACAGTCGATGATCAGTACGCCAGCCTCAAGGGCAAGAACGTCGGCGTGCAGCGCGCGACCACCACCGACCGCTATGCCACTGAGGTGTTCGAGCCCAAGGGCATCAACGTCAAGCGCTACAGCAACAACGAAGAAATCTACATGGACCTGGCAGCCGGGCGGCTTGATGCCATTTTTGCCGACACCATTCCGCTGAATGACTTCCTCACAATGCCGCGTGGCAAGGGCTATGCGTTTGTCGGGCCTGAGTTGAAGGATCCGAAGTACGTGGGTGAGGGCGCGGGGATTGCGGTGCGCAAGGGCAATACAGAATTGGTCAGCGAGTTGAACACCGCGATCGACGGGATTCGCGCGAGTGGCGAGTATCTGAAGATTTCCGAGAAGTACTTCAAGTCCGATATCTACGGCGACTGA
- the moaC gene encoding cyclic pyranopterin monophosphate synthase MoaC: MLTHLDSQGRANMVDVTEKAVTFREATAQALVRMLPETLQMIVSGGHPKGDVFAVARIAGIQAAKKTSDLIPLCHPLMLTGVKVELSAEGEDAVRIVARCKLSGQTGVEMEALTAASVAALTIYDMCKAVDRGMTIESVRLLEKVGGKSGHFQAEQP, translated from the coding sequence GTGCTGACTCATCTCGATTCCCAAGGTCGCGCCAACATGGTCGACGTCACCGAAAAAGCCGTGACGTTCCGTGAGGCGACGGCCCAAGCGCTGGTGCGCATGCTCCCCGAAACCCTGCAGATGATCGTCAGCGGCGGCCATCCGAAAGGCGACGTGTTTGCCGTGGCGCGCATTGCCGGCATTCAGGCGGCGAAGAAAACCAGCGATCTGATTCCCCTGTGCCATCCGCTGATGCTCACCGGCGTCAAAGTCGAACTCAGCGCTGAAGGCGAAGACGCCGTACGCATCGTCGCCCGTTGCAAGCTCTCCGGGCAGACCGGGGTCGAGATGGAAGCCCTGACCGCTGCCAGCGTCGCCGCGCTGACCATCTATGACATGTGCAAAGCCGTGGATCGCGGCATGACCATCGAAAGCGTGCGTTTGCTGGAGAAGGTCGGTGGCAAGAGCGGGCATTTTCAGGCGGAGCAGCCATGA
- a CDS encoding PhoH family protein has product MDDHGRSPSSSQPILYVLDTNVLIHDPNALLNFEEHHVAIPMTVLEELDKLKSGHHSVAAECRQAIRLIDKTLGDASPEDVELGVPIQRGKSGPKGLLSILMSKKAESNLILPEHLNDNKIINQLIDLHTRDPQKPVVLVTKDINMRLKARACGIAAEDYSTDQLVDDVSLLPNGYHNMTGSFWDRVSKVETRQDHGRTWHQVQLIDNLPAVHINEFIIDEQGFVGWIKEIQEDKLLILDLHQEPLLHQEAWGLKPRDIYQSLALYALLDPDIHLVNLSGAAGSGKTILALAAAIEQTMVSKRYRRIIATRSVQGLDQEIGFLPGTEAEKMEPWLGAITDNLEALHMDDENTHGSVDYILSKVPLQFKSLNYIRGRSFQQSLILIDECQNLTPHQMKTIITRAGAGSKVVCLGNLAQIDTPYLSATSSGLTYLTERFKDFPNGVHITLQGVPRSILAEYAESHL; this is encoded by the coding sequence ATGGATGATCACGGACGTAGCCCTTCTTCCAGCCAGCCAATCCTTTATGTACTCGATACCAACGTATTGATTCACGATCCAAACGCCCTGCTTAACTTCGAAGAACACCACGTCGCGATCCCGATGACCGTGCTTGAGGAGCTGGACAAGCTCAAGAGCGGACATCACAGCGTTGCTGCCGAATGCCGTCAGGCGATCCGGCTGATCGACAAGACCCTGGGTGACGCCTCCCCCGAGGACGTCGAACTGGGTGTGCCGATCCAGCGCGGCAAGAGCGGGCCAAAGGGCTTGCTGTCAATTCTGATGAGCAAAAAGGCCGAGTCGAACCTGATTCTGCCCGAGCACCTGAACGACAACAAAATCATCAACCAGTTGATCGACCTGCACACTCGCGACCCACAAAAACCTGTGGTGCTGGTCACCAAAGACATCAACATGCGCCTCAAGGCGCGCGCCTGCGGGATCGCCGCCGAGGACTACAGCACCGACCAACTGGTCGACGACGTGTCCTTGCTGCCCAACGGCTATCACAACATGACCGGCTCTTTCTGGGACCGCGTGAGCAAGGTCGAAACCCGCCAGGATCACGGCCGCACCTGGCATCAGGTGCAACTGATCGACAACCTGCCGGCGGTGCATATCAACGAGTTCATTATCGATGAGCAGGGCTTTGTCGGCTGGATCAAGGAAATCCAGGAAGACAAGCTGCTGATCCTCGACCTGCATCAGGAACCGCTGCTGCACCAGGAAGCGTGGGGCCTCAAGCCGCGCGACATCTATCAGAGCCTGGCGCTGTATGCGTTGCTGGATCCTGACATTCATCTGGTCAACCTGTCCGGCGCGGCCGGTTCCGGTAAAACCATTCTGGCGCTGGCCGCTGCGATCGAGCAGACCATGGTCAGCAAGCGTTATCGCCGCATTATCGCCACCCGCAGCGTGCAGGGTCTGGACCAGGAGATCGGCTTCCTGCCGGGCACCGAAGCGGAAAAAATGGAGCCTTGGCTAGGCGCCATCACCGACAACCTCGAAGCCTTGCACATGGATGACGAAAACACCCATGGCAGCGTTGACTACATCCTCAGCAAAGTGCCGTTGCAGTTCAAATCGCTCAACTACATTCGCGGTCGCAGCTTCCAGCAGAGCCTGATCCTGATCGACGAATGCCAGAACCTTACGCCGCACCAGATGAAAACCATCATCACCCGGGCCGGCGCCGGTTCCAAAGTGGTGTGCCTGGGCAACCTGGCGCAGATCGACACCCCTTACCTGTCCGCGACCAGCTCCGGGCTGACCTACCTGACCGAACGCTTCAAGGATTTCCCCAACGGTGTGCACATCACCCTGCAAGGGGTGCCTCGCTCGATTCTGGCCGAATACGCCGAATCGCATCTGTAA
- a CDS encoding MoaD/ThiS family protein: MNVTVKFFARYREALGVDSVKVEGDFATVDDVRALLAQRDGAEVLSEQNLMCARNEDLCQLGEPVVDGDEVAFFPTVTGG, from the coding sequence ATGAACGTAACCGTGAAGTTTTTCGCCCGTTACCGTGAAGCGCTGGGCGTGGATTCGGTAAAGGTTGAAGGTGATTTCGCCACCGTCGATGACGTGCGCGCACTGCTCGCGCAACGTGACGGCGCCGAGGTGTTGAGCGAGCAGAACTTGATGTGCGCGCGCAACGAAGACTTGTGCCAGCTCGGCGAACCGGTGGTCGATGGCGACGAGGTGGCGTTTTTCCCCACCGTGACCGGAGGCTGA
- a CDS encoding helix-turn-helix transcriptional regulator has product MTAPELDPALDNFRAIADAIATLFFPHAEVVLHDLRTQRVDYIANNLSKREIGDESSLEDMLSEDVSERNIGPYEKLNWDGQKIRSLSTVLRDHEDLPLAVLCINLNISLFENAKAALDLFLSPSKLIPQPDSLFRDDWQERINTFLHAWLRERQLSLNLLTRDHKRELVLALHAEGAFKGKSASNYVANVLNMGRATVYKHLKELKG; this is encoded by the coding sequence ATGACCGCCCCCGAACTCGACCCGGCACTGGATAACTTCCGTGCCATCGCCGATGCCATCGCCACGCTGTTTTTCCCCCACGCCGAAGTGGTGCTGCATGACTTGCGCACACAGAGGGTCGATTACATCGCCAACAATCTGTCCAAACGCGAAATCGGTGACGAGTCGTCGCTGGAAGACATGCTCAGCGAAGACGTGAGTGAGCGAAACATCGGCCCGTATGAAAAGCTCAACTGGGACGGCCAGAAGATCCGCAGCCTGAGCACCGTGCTGCGCGACCACGAAGACCTGCCGCTGGCCGTTTTGTGCATCAATCTGAATATTTCGCTGTTCGAGAATGCCAAGGCAGCGCTGGATCTTTTCCTCTCACCGAGCAAACTGATTCCGCAGCCGGACTCGCTGTTTCGCGATGACTGGCAAGAGCGAATCAACACCTTCCTCCATGCCTGGCTACGCGAGCGACAGCTGAGCCTGAATCTGCTGACCCGCGATCACAAAAGGGAACTGGTGCTGGCGCTGCACGCCGAAGGCGCGTTCAAGGGCAAGAGCGCCTCGAACTATGTGGCCAACGTGCTGAACATGGGGCGGGCGACGGTGTACAAGCATTTGAAGGAATTGAAGGGCTGA
- the moaE gene encoding molybdopterin synthase catalytic subunit MoaE, with translation MAIRVQATPFDPGAEVNAMHAANVGVGAVVSFVGYVRDFNDGLDVAGMFLEHYPGMTEKALGKIAVEAEQRWPLLKLEVLHRIGALEPGEPIVFVGAASAHRQAAFDACAFVMDYLKTRAPFWKKENTSDGPRWVEGRDSDHAAADRWKK, from the coding sequence ATGGCGATTCGTGTGCAGGCCACGCCATTCGATCCGGGGGCTGAAGTCAACGCGATGCATGCGGCCAATGTTGGCGTGGGTGCGGTGGTGAGTTTTGTCGGCTACGTGCGTGACTTCAACGATGGGCTGGATGTGGCGGGGATGTTCCTTGAACACTATCCAGGCATGACCGAAAAAGCCCTTGGCAAAATTGCCGTGGAAGCCGAACAGCGCTGGCCGTTACTGAAGCTGGAAGTGCTGCACCGCATCGGCGCACTGGAACCGGGCGAGCCGATTGTCTTCGTCGGTGCCGCCAGTGCCCATCGCCAGGCTGCGTTCGATGCCTGCGCCTTTGTCATGGATTACCTGAAAACCCGTGCACCGTTCTGGAAGAAAGAAAACACCAGCGACGGCCCGCGTTGGGTTGAAGGGCGTGACAGTGATCATGCTGCTGCGGATCGCTGGAAAAAGTAG
- a CDS encoding NAD(P)/FAD-dependent oxidoreductase, translated as MSQADFIIIGGGIAGASTGFWLSPHAKVIVLERESHPAYHSTGRSAALFTAAYGTPQVRALTQASREFFDNPPPDFCEHPLLTPRGEMTVDFTGDAAELNNQYFSAKATVPQMQLLSADEACARLPILRREKVHGAIYDPTACDIDTDALHQGYLRGIRRNKGEVHTDCHVLSLDRDANGIWQVQTNGQTFSAPVIINAAGAWADKVGEMAGARSLGLQPKRRAAFIFAGPEGVDIHRWPMLVSLDESFYMKPDAGMFLGSPANADPVEPHDVQPEELDIAMGIYQIEEATTLTIRRPTRTWAGLRSFVADGDLLSGFDPQVSGLFWVAAQGGYGIQTSPAMGQASAALVRGLPLPEPLREFGLDSNMLSPARLI; from the coding sequence ATGAGCCAGGCAGATTTCATCATCATCGGCGGCGGGATCGCCGGCGCTTCCACCGGTTTCTGGCTGTCGCCGCACGCCAAAGTGATTGTGCTCGAACGTGAATCGCACCCGGCCTATCACTCCACCGGACGCTCCGCCGCACTGTTCACCGCCGCTTACGGCACACCGCAAGTGCGCGCGCTGACCCAGGCTAGTCGGGAGTTCTTCGACAATCCACCGCCCGACTTCTGCGAACACCCTTTGCTGACCCCGCGCGGTGAAATGACCGTGGACTTCACTGGCGACGCCGCCGAACTGAATAACCAGTACTTCAGCGCCAAAGCCACAGTGCCACAGATGCAACTGCTCAGTGCCGATGAAGCCTGCGCGCGGTTGCCGATCCTGCGTCGGGAAAAGGTCCACGGCGCGATTTACGATCCCACCGCCTGCGACATCGACACCGACGCCCTGCATCAGGGTTACCTGCGCGGCATTCGCCGCAATAAAGGCGAAGTGCATACCGATTGCCACGTGTTAAGCCTTGATCGCGACGCCAACGGTATCTGGCAGGTGCAGACCAATGGCCAGACCTTCAGCGCTCCGGTGATCATCAACGCCGCCGGCGCCTGGGCCGACAAGGTCGGTGAAATGGCCGGCGCCCGATCGCTGGGCCTGCAACCGAAACGCCGTGCCGCGTTCATTTTCGCCGGCCCCGAAGGCGTGGACATTCACCGCTGGCCAATGCTGGTCAGCCTCGACGAATCGTTCTACATGAAGCCCGACGCCGGGATGTTCCTCGGCTCACCGGCCAATGCCGACCCGGTCGAACCCCACGACGTACAACCAGAAGAACTGGACATCGCCATGGGCATCTACCAGATCGAGGAAGCCACGACCCTGACCATCCGCCGTCCGACCCGCACCTGGGCCGGCCTGCGCAGTTTCGTGGCTGATGGCGACTTGCTCAGCGGGTTCGATCCGCAGGTGTCCGGGTTGTTCTGGGTCGCGGCGCAGGGCGGCTACGGCATCCAGACCTCACCGGCGATGGGCCAGGCCAGTGCGGCGCTGGTGCGCGGTCTGCCGCTGCCCGAACCACTGCGCGAGTTCGGCCTGGACAGCAACATGCTCTCCCCTGCCCGCCTCATCTGA